The Coffea eugenioides isolate CCC68of chromosome 8, Ceug_1.0, whole genome shotgun sequence genome has a segment encoding these proteins:
- the LOC113781277 gene encoding phosphoribulokinase, chloroplastic, whose amino-acid sequence MAVSTVYTIQPLNSSCSISTPTKSHLGFSQKQQVLFFSKRINSSSSSRRSSSEIACSAEKTVVIGLAADSGCGKSTFMRRLTSVFGGAAEPPRGGNPDSNTLISDTTTVICLDDYHSLDRTGRKEKGVTALDPRANNFDLMYEQVKAIKDGVAVDKPIYNHVTGLLDPPELIKPPKILVIEGLHPMYDQRVRDILDFSIYLDISSEVKFAWKIQRDMAERGHSLESIKASIEARKPDFDAYIDPQKQYADVVIEVLPTQLIPDDNEGKVLRVKLIQKEGVNHFSPVYLFDEGSTISWIPCGRKLTCSYPGIKFAYGPDTYFGNEVSVAEMDGQFDRLDELIYVESHLSNISSKFYGEVTQQMLKHADFPGSSNGTGLFQTIVGLKIRDLYEQIVASRAEALQTAKA is encoded by the exons atggctgTTTCAACAGTCTATACAATTCAACCCCTCAACTCCTCATGCTCAATCTCAACACCAACAAAATCCCACTTGGGATTTAGCCAAAAACAGCAAGTCTTATTCTTCAGCAAGAGAAtaaacagcagcagcagcagcaggagAAGCAGCAGTGAGATAGCTTGCTCAGCTGAGAAAACAGTTGTTATAGGCTTAGCAGCAGACTCAGGATGTGGGAAGAGTACTTTCATGAGAAGATTAACAAGCGTTTTTGGAGGTGCGGCTGAGCCACCAAGGGGCGGCAACCCTGATTCCAACACACTCATCAGTGACACGACCACCGTCATATGCTTAGATGATTACCATTCTCTTGACAGAActggaaggaaagaaaagggtgTCACTGCACTTGACCCCAGAGCCAATAACTTTGATCTTATGTATGAACAAGTTAAGGCCATTAAAGATGGTGTTGCTGTTGATAAGCCTATTTATAACCATGTTACTGGTCTTCTTGACCCTCCTGAGCTCATCAAGCCTCCCAAGATCCTTGTCATTGAAGGATTACATCCAAT GTATGATCAGCGTGTAAGAGACATATTGGATTTCAGTATCTACCTGGATATTAGTAGCGAGGTCAAATTTGCATGGAAAATCCAg AGGGACATGGCCGAGAGAGGACACAGCCTTGAAAGTATTAAGGCCAGTATTGAAGCCCGGAAGCCAGATTTTGATGCCTACATTG ACCCACAGAAGCAGTATGCTGATGTTGTCATTGAAGTTTTGCCAACACAACTCATTCCTGATGATAATGAGGGGAAGGTTTTGAGAGTAAAGTTGATACAAAAAGAAGGGGTGAATCATTTCAGCCCAGTTTACCTGTTTGATGAAGGCTCTACAATTTCATGGATTCCGTGTGGGAGGAAGTTAACATGTTCTTACCCTGGCATCAAGTTTGCCTATGGTCCTGATACTTACTTTGGCAATGAG GTTTCTGTAGCGGAAATGGATGGCCAATTTGACAGACTGGATGAGCTGATTTATGTAGAAAGCCACCTGAGCAACATCTCCAGCAAGTTCTATGGTGAAGTCACTCAACAGATGTTGAAACATGCCGACTTCCCTGGCAGCAGTAACGGAACAGGGCTCTTCCAGACCATAGTGGGGTTGAAGATCAGAGATCTCTACGAGCAAATTGTTGCTAGCAGGGCTGAAGCATTGCAAACAGCAAAGGCCTAA
- the LOC113779399 gene encoding secretory carrier-associated membrane protein 4 isoform X2, whose protein sequence is MNRSSDPNPFDEEEQEVNPFSKGNAAPGSKSRVPQFVSNTLGFGPKHDATVDIPLDSMNDSKKKQKELADWEADIKRRERDIKRREDAVASAGVPADDRNWPPFFPIIHHDIANEIPVHAQRLQYLAFASWLGIVLCLVFNVIAVTVCWIRGGGVKIFFLSIIYALIGCPLSYVLWYRPLYRAMRTDSAFKFGWFFLCYLIHIGFCILAAIAPPIVFHGRSLTGILAAIDVFSDHVLVGIFYLVGFGLFCLESLLSLWVVQKVYMYFRGHK, encoded by the exons ATGAATCGGAGTAGCGATCCAAATCCATTTGATGAAGAAGAGCAAGAAGTCAATCCGTTTTCG AAGGGTAATGCTGCTCCTGGATCAAAGTCGCGTGTTCCTCAATTTGTCAGCAATACTCTGGGTTTTGGCCCAAAACATGACGCGACTGTTGATATACCCTTGGACTCAATGAAT GATTCAAAGAAAAAACAGAAGGAGCTTGCTGATTGGGAAGCAGATATTAAAAGGAGGGAAAGG GATATCAAACGCAGAGAAGATGCTGTTGCCAGTG CTGGTGTCCCCGCTGATGACAGAAATTGGCCTCCCTTTTTTCCTATTATTCATCATGATATAGCCAATGAAATCCCTGTTCATGCTCAGAGGTTGCAGTATTTAGCTTTTGCTAGTTGGTTAG GAATCGTTCTTTGCCTCGTGTTTAATGTTATCGCAGTGACTGTTTGTTGGATAAGGGGTGGTG GtgtcaaaattttcttcctttctatAATCTATGCCTTGATTGGTTGTCCCCTATCATATGTTCTTTGGTACAGGCCTCTGTATCGGGCAATGAG GACTGATAGTGCTTTCAAGTTTGGTTGGTTTTTCCTGTGTTACTTG ATCCACATTGGCTTTTGCATATTGGCAGCTATTGCTCCTCCAATTGTTTTCCATGGGAGATCACTAAC GGGCATCCTTGCAGCAATTGATGTCTTTTCTGACCATGTATTGGTGGGG ATTTTCTACCTGGTCGGCTTTGGCTTGTTTTGCTTAGAATCATTGCTAAGCTTGTGGGTAGTTCAG AAAGTTTATATGTACTTCCGAGGGCACAAGTGA
- the LOC113779399 gene encoding secretory carrier-associated membrane protein 4 isoform X1 — MNRSSDPNPFDEEEQEVNPFSKGNAAPGSKSRVPQFVSNTLGFGPKHDATVDIPLDSMNQDSKKKQKELADWEADIKRRERDIKRREDAVASAGVPADDRNWPPFFPIIHHDIANEIPVHAQRLQYLAFASWLGIVLCLVFNVIAVTVCWIRGGGVKIFFLSIIYALIGCPLSYVLWYRPLYRAMRTDSAFKFGWFFLCYLIHIGFCILAAIAPPIVFHGRSLTGILAAIDVFSDHVLVGIFYLVGFGLFCLESLLSLWVVQKVYMYFRGHK, encoded by the exons ATGAATCGGAGTAGCGATCCAAATCCATTTGATGAAGAAGAGCAAGAAGTCAATCCGTTTTCG AAGGGTAATGCTGCTCCTGGATCAAAGTCGCGTGTTCCTCAATTTGTCAGCAATACTCTGGGTTTTGGCCCAAAACATGACGCGACTGTTGATATACCCTTGGACTCAATGAAT CAGGATTCAAAGAAAAAACAGAAGGAGCTTGCTGATTGGGAAGCAGATATTAAAAGGAGGGAAAGG GATATCAAACGCAGAGAAGATGCTGTTGCCAGTG CTGGTGTCCCCGCTGATGACAGAAATTGGCCTCCCTTTTTTCCTATTATTCATCATGATATAGCCAATGAAATCCCTGTTCATGCTCAGAGGTTGCAGTATTTAGCTTTTGCTAGTTGGTTAG GAATCGTTCTTTGCCTCGTGTTTAATGTTATCGCAGTGACTGTTTGTTGGATAAGGGGTGGTG GtgtcaaaattttcttcctttctatAATCTATGCCTTGATTGGTTGTCCCCTATCATATGTTCTTTGGTACAGGCCTCTGTATCGGGCAATGAG GACTGATAGTGCTTTCAAGTTTGGTTGGTTTTTCCTGTGTTACTTG ATCCACATTGGCTTTTGCATATTGGCAGCTATTGCTCCTCCAATTGTTTTCCATGGGAGATCACTAAC GGGCATCCTTGCAGCAATTGATGTCTTTTCTGACCATGTATTGGTGGGG ATTTTCTACCTGGTCGGCTTTGGCTTGTTTTGCTTAGAATCATTGCTAAGCTTGTGGGTAGTTCAG AAAGTTTATATGTACTTCCGAGGGCACAAGTGA
- the LOC113779398 gene encoding poly(A)-specific ribonuclease PARN-like, which produces MLLQRRLLCTQVPKRSIHPTHHQNSNLNNKKWAIKQVTKSNFAEALEEIKTHIFNSDFIAVSLQKTGAFSSPWQKVLPFDTAEVAYLKAKYAAERYQVLQFAVCPFSVKSSKIIAHPYNFHLFPRDELKMGMPSYSFFCQSSYLTAMAREGFDFNACIYDGITYLSRAQELAAKDRTGNPLPRSYMKPSQSPTVYSVADSMFVDRIKSRIKIWKSTCQDSEKKTEDDLISTLRKIVSGGEVFGSRPSLSIDICSERQVQLILEMLHEFTDLVPLLVPAKGGGSQAIRVVLTSSNEDKNVFEKELQLMEEEHNMQVRGFREVVDLISTSQKPVVAHNAINEFAFIHSKFIAPLPSTVDEFRSSLCSVFSHIVDVNHLMREIGPLNKVNNLPAAILYLKRRFTRPLHMEIPQHIDGDEVRVHGRDVLRISELFAKLCLILRIVPESPEADYSTSSSTLECYANVFNPCFISSSDLLDDDVNISTEKTRRISVANLVFLWGFRGMMSARKLKSLLKGSHEVFSGEIDVRLADRNCAIVVFWAPGFAERFLEVMNSGGTNCEPIKDMISEGLRAACYRTYKRVCERSIWEPSLADALEKALEEASDLPEANSEEELPAICWDNDELTNLDDL; this is translated from the exons ATGTTGTTGCAGAGACGCCTTCTCTGCACCCAAGTTCCAAAACGTTCAATCCACCCAACCCACCATCAAAACTCTAATCTCAACAACAAGAAATGGGCGATAAAGCAAGTAACAAAATCCAACTTCGCAGAGGCGTTAGAGGAGATCAAAACCCACATCTTTAATTCTGATTTTATTGCTGTTTCTTTGCAAAAGACTGGTGCTTTTTCATCTCCTTGGCAAAAAGTTTTGCCCTTTGATACTGCTGAGGTTGCTTACCTTAAGGCTAAGTATGCAGCCGAGAGGTATCAGGTCCTTCAGTTTGCTGTTTGCCCTTTTTCTGTTAAATCTTCCAAGATTATTGCTCACCC GTACAATTTTCATTTGTTCCCCAGGGATGAGTTAAAAATGGGGATGCCTTCTTACAGCTTTTTCTGTCAATCATCGTACTTAACCGCTATGGCTCGAGAAGGTTTTGATTTTAATGCCTGCATATATGATG GCATAACATACTTATCGAGAGCTCAAGAATTAGCTGCAAAAGATAGGACTGGAAACCCATTGCCTAGAAGCTATATGAAACCGTCTCAATCTCCTACAGTATATTCTGTTGCTGATTCTATGTTTGTAGACAGGATTAAATCTCGAATTAAAATCTGGAAAAGTACATGTCAAGATTCAGAAAAGAAGACTGAAG ATGACTTGATTAGTACTTTGAGAAAAATAGTCTCAGGAGGTGAAGTGTTTGGCTCAAGACCAAGCTTGAGCATAGATATCTGCAGTGAACGTCAAGTGCAGCTTATACTGGAG ATGTTACATGAGTTTACTGATCTTGTGCCATTATTGGTTCCAGCAAAGGGAGGTGGTAGCCAGGCTATTCGGGTTGTTTTGACCAGTTCAAACGAGGACAAAAACGTTTTTGAG AAGGAACTACAACTCATGGAAGAGGAACATAATATGCAGGTTCGTGGGTTCAGGGAGGTTGTCGATTTGATTTCCACTTCTCAGAAGCCAGTCGTAGCCCATAATGCTATCAATG AATTTGCATTTATCCATTCAAAGTTCATAGCTCCATTGCCTTCAACAGTAGATGAATTTAGGAGTTCCTTGTGTTCAGTGTTTTCTCATATAGTTGATGTCAACCATCTTATGAGGGAAATTGGTCCTCTGAATAAAGTAAACAACCTACCTGCAGCAATTTTATATTTGAAAAGAAGGTTCACTAGGCCGCTACACATGGAGATTCCTCAACATA TTGATGGAGATGAAGTCAGGGTTCATGGGCGTGATGTTCTAAGGATAAGTGAGTTATTTGCCAAGCTCTGTTTAATATTGAGAATTGTTCCAGAATCTCCGGAAGCTGATTATTCCACTTCCTCCTCCACCCTTGAATGCTATGCAAATGTCTTCAATCCTTGCTTCATCAGTTCATCAGATCTTTTAGATGATGATGTAAACATTTCAACTGAAAAAACTAGAAGAATTAGTGTTGCAAATTTGGTGTTCTTGTGGGGATTTAGAGGTATGATGTCAGCTCGCAAGCTGAAGAGCCTGCTTAAAGGTTCTCATGAAGTGTTCTCTGGAGAAATTGATGTTCGACTAGCCGATAGGAATTGTGCAATTGTTGTTTTCTGGGCTCCTGGCTTTGCTGAGAGATTTTTGGAGGTAATGAATTCTGGTGGAACAAACTGCGAGCCTATCAAGGACATGATCTCAGAAGGTCTCAGAGCTGCATGCTATAGAACTTATAAAAGAGTCTGTGAACGCAGTATATGGGAACCTTCTTTGGCAGATGCTCTAGAAAAAGCCTTGGAAGAAGCTTCAGATCTTCCAGAAGCTAACTCAGAAGAAGAGCTACCAGCAATCTGCTGGGACAATGATGAGTTGACCAACCTTGATGACCTTTGA
- the LOC113780116 gene encoding uncharacterized protein LOC113780116: MEESDNSSHDGLHNNKSSGDERESKDVDEKKFRVFNPATEMDDPKFELGLLFKYKTDFINAAKSHGVKYGRKIRTTYHGLANVTYLANKYLEDIKLNPDFNVGDFIIKIYMDLGVSIIPNMGYKVKTKAKQMIHGDFVSQYSKLWSYYEELQKANPNSNVFMTTIENNEGDDEQKPILDMLETIRFYLMVRMEKKKEWIKKYTGEICPKILKRYTVDLISRCCSCRKWDLNGNPCAHAIAAICDTGEESKKFMHDCYSKETYMRAYEPMISPMNIEQMWKNSDMPPVLPPENIKLPGKPQKARRREPDEPA; this comes from the exons ATGGAGGAGTCGGATAATTCATCACATGATGGGCTGCACAACAATAAGAGTTCTGGAGATGAAAGAGAGAGTAAGGATGTGGACGAGAAGAAGTTTAGGGTGTTCAATCCTGCAACAGAGATGGATGACCCAAAATTTGAACTTGGGTTGCTATTCAAGTATAAAACTGACTTTATCAATGCTGCAAAATCACATGGAGTGAAGTACGGAAGGAAAATCAG GACAACCTATCATGGCCTGGCAAATGTGACATATTTGGCCAACAAATACTTGGAGGACATTAAACTCAACCCAGATTTCAATGTAGGTGATTTTATTATaaagatctacatggacttgGGAGTTAGTATCATACCTAACATGGGGTATAAGGTAAAGACAAAAGCGAAACAGATGATACATGGTGATTTCGTGTCTCAGTATAGCAAACTTTGGAGCTACTATGAAGAACTTCAAAAGGCAAATCCTAACTCTAATGTGTTCATGACTACAATTGAGAATAATGAGGGTGATGATGA GCAGAAACCAATTCTTGACATGTTGGAGACCATTAGGTTTTACTTAATGGTTAGGatggaaaaaaagaaggaatgGATAAAGAAATACACTGGGGAGATATGTCCTAAAATTCTGAAAAG GTATACTGTAGACCTTATTAGTAGATGTTGTAGTTGTAGAAAGTGGGATCTAAATGGCAATCCTTGTGCGCATGCCATTGCTGCAATTTGTGACACTGGAGAGGAATCCAAGAAGTTTATGCATGATTGCTACTCCAAAGAAACTTACATGAGGGCATATGAACCCATGATAAGTCCAATGAATATTGAACAAATGTGGAAAAATTCTGACATGCCACCCGTGCTACCTCCTGAGAATATAAAGCTTCCTGGTAAACCACAAAAGGCTAGAAGAAGGGAGCCAGATGAACCAGCATAA